The Buchnera aphidicola str. APS (Acyrthosiphon pisum) genome has a segment encoding these proteins:
- the pyrI gene encoding aspartate carbamoyltransferase regulatory subunit — protein sequence MEINKLQVEAIKSGSVIDHIPEYIGFKLLSLFRFTETEKRITIGLNLPSKKLGRKDIIKIENTFLSDEQINQLAIYAPHATVNYINEYNLVRKVFPTLPETIDRILICPNSNCVTNHHLINSSFILKEDQFFNMNLKCKYCEKEFYKKIVLSCQ from the coding sequence ATGGAAATAAATAAACTCCAAGTAGAAGCTATCAAATCTGGCAGTGTAATTGATCATATTCCTGAATATATCGGTTTTAAATTACTATCTTTATTTAGATTTACCGAGACAGAAAAACGTATTACTATAGGTTTAAATCTTCCGTCTAAAAAATTAGGGAGAAAAGATATTATAAAGATTGAAAATACTTTTCTTAGTGACGAACAAATTAATCAATTAGCTATTTATGCACCGCATGCTACTGTTAATTATATAAACGAATACAATCTAGTAAGAAAAGTTTTTCCAACTTTGCCTGAAACAATTGATAGAATTTTAATTTGTCCAAATAGTAATTGTGTTACTAATCATCATCTTATTAATTCTAGTTTTATTCTTAAAGAAGACCAATTTTTTAATATGAATTTGAAATGCAAATATTGTGAAAAAGAATTTTATAAGAAAATAGTTTTGTCTTGTCAATAA
- the argF gene encoding ornithine carbamoyltransferase, protein MNNLYQRDCLRLLDFTSLELQNIITLAQKLKQYKKNNKEIQLLKKKNIALIFEKESTRTRCSFEVAAFDQGAHVTYLGPGSTHLGTKESIEDTAKILGRLYDGIQYRGHHHSTIEILAKNSKVPVWNGLTEKFHPTQLLADLLTIKEIFPERKFYEIKCAYVGDAHNNMGNSLLEAASLVGLDLRLVAPKECWPEKNIFKFCKEQMKNKKGNIICTENINEGVKNVDFIYTDVWVSMGESQEVWKKRIELLSSYQVNSLMLKITNNPQVKVLHCLPALHDQKTCTVKSILKKYGFKNGMEITDEVFQKNQKIIFEQAENRLHTIKAILVSSLLKTIKF, encoded by the coding sequence ATGAATAATCTTTATCAACGTGATTGTTTAAGACTATTAGATTTTACTTCTTTAGAATTACAAAATATAATTACACTGGCTCAAAAGCTAAAACAATATAAAAAAAACAATAAAGAAATTCAACTACTCAAAAAAAAAAATATTGCTTTAATTTTTGAAAAAGAATCCACTCGTACAAGATGCTCATTTGAAGTAGCTGCATTTGATCAAGGAGCTCATGTCACGTATCTTGGACCTGGTAGTACACATCTTGGAACAAAAGAGTCTATAGAAGATACTGCTAAAATACTCGGACGTTTATATGACGGTATTCAATATCGAGGACACCATCATAGTACAATAGAAATTTTAGCTAAAAATTCAAAAGTGCCAGTTTGGAATGGTTTGACTGAAAAATTTCACCCTACACAATTGCTTGCTGATTTACTAACTATAAAAGAAATTTTTCCAGAAAGAAAATTTTATGAAATAAAATGTGCTTATGTTGGAGATGCACATAATAATATGGGCAATAGTTTATTAGAAGCTGCGTCATTAGTTGGATTAGATTTACGTTTAGTAGCTCCTAAAGAATGTTGGCCCGAAAAAAATATATTTAAATTTTGTAAAGAACAAATGAAAAATAAAAAAGGGAATATAATATGTACTGAAAACATTAACGAAGGAGTAAAAAATGTAGATTTTATATACACTGATGTCTGGGTATCTATGGGAGAATCTCAAGAAGTATGGAAAAAAAGAATTGAATTATTGAGCTCTTATCAAGTAAATAGTTTAATGTTAAAAATAACTAATAATCCACAAGTAAAAGTATTGCATTGCCTTCCTGCTTTACATGATCAAAAAACTTGTACAGTTAAATCTATATTAAAAAAATATGGTTTTAAAAATGGAATGGAAATAACAGATGAAGTTTTTCAAAAAAACCAAAAAATTATTTTCGAACAAGCAGAAAATAGATTGCATACTATTAAAGCTATTCTTGTATCTAGTTTATTAAAAACTATTAAATTTTAA
- the pyrB gene encoding aspartate carbamoyltransferase: MRNSLYKKNIISINDLQRNELELVLNKSAMLKKTPQPNLLKNKVIASCFFEASTRTRLSFETAIYRLGASIVGFSDGNNISLEKKGETLTDTISVISSYVDAIIIRHPQEGSARLAAEFSNKKPIFNAGDGANQHPTQTLLDLFTIQETQNRLTQLNIAIVGDLKYGRTVHSLTQALAKFKHNKFYFISPDALKMPNYINNMLDKKEIYWKRHNNIEEIISEIDILYMTRIQKERLDSTEYANAKSKFVLRAAILKNARNNMKILHPLPRIDEIDRDVDYTPYAWYFKQAANGIYARQAILSLVLIEKHL; encoded by the coding sequence TTGAGAAATTCTCTATATAAAAAAAATATTATTTCAATTAATGATCTTCAACGCAATGAATTAGAATTAGTTTTAAATAAATCTGCAATGCTAAAGAAAACACCACAACCTAATTTATTAAAAAATAAAGTTATTGCCAGTTGTTTTTTTGAGGCATCCACTCGCACTCGTTTGTCATTTGAAACTGCAATTTATCGATTAGGGGCTTCGATAGTAGGGTTTTCTGATGGGAATAATATTTCTTTAGAAAAAAAAGGAGAAACATTAACAGACACTATTTCAGTGATTAGTTCTTATGTAGATGCAATTATTATTCGACATCCTCAAGAAGGATCTGCACGTTTAGCTGCAGAATTTTCTAATAAAAAACCAATATTTAATGCAGGAGATGGAGCAAATCAACATCCTACACAAACACTATTAGATTTATTTACTATACAAGAAACACAAAATAGATTAACTCAATTAAATATAGCTATAGTCGGAGACCTTAAATATGGAAGAACAGTACATTCATTAACACAAGCATTAGCTAAATTTAAACACAATAAATTTTATTTTATTTCACCTGATGCTTTAAAAATGCCAAATTATATTAACAATATGCTTGATAAAAAAGAAATTTACTGGAAAAGACATAATAATATTGAAGAAATAATTTCAGAAATAGATATTCTTTATATGACTCGTATTCAAAAAGAACGTCTCGATTCTACTGAATATGCCAATGCAAAATCAAAATTTGTATTGCGTGCTGCTATTTTAAAAAATGCACGTAATAATATGAAGATATTACATCCTTTACCTCGTATAGATGAAATAGATCGTGATGTTGACTATACCCCTTATGCTTGGTATTTTAAACAAGCAGCAAATGGTATTTATGCACGTCAAGCAATTTTATCTTTAGTACTAATAGAAAAACATTTATAA
- a CDS encoding leucyl aminopeptidase, which produces MNFFIKSCFLDKEKTDCIVVSVFELSELSDSAIYLDKCSNGHITSLIKLGDIQGKIGDTLMLYKVPKILSKRILLVGCGKKDEINIIRFKKILKNTIHAIKKKSITNIVYSFSNINIDNIYWMIRRMVLSLKESLYETIKINNINIKNTNIHSITLNIIKKNDLFIAKTALKHALAIDHAITSTKNLSNLPPNICNPLYLSYKAQELSKKYENNIVVEIIDIKKMKELGMNAYIAVGNGSKNKPFMSVIKYSGNNIVNKKIIAFVGKGLTFDSGGISIKPALHMHEMKYDMCGAAAVYGTLIMAAELQLPLTVIGILSGCENMVGSHSFRPGDVLTTMSGQTVEILNTDAEGRLVLCDSLTYLERFSPDIVIDVATLTGACVTALGESVSGLFSNNEELSNQLLHASQETDDKIWSLPLFSEYHKELNSDIADFSNIGRGKAGAITAACFLSKFTKKYNWAHLDIAGTAWKSGKKSGATGRPVELLCQFLLNQSNYIYN; this is translated from the coding sequence ATGAATTTTTTTATAAAAAGTTGTTTCTTAGATAAAGAAAAAACTGATTGTATAGTAGTTTCTGTTTTCGAACTATCTGAACTTTCCGATTCGGCCATTTATTTAGATAAATGTAGCAACGGTCATATAACTTCTTTAATTAAACTAGGTGATATTCAAGGAAAAATAGGAGATACACTTATGTTGTATAAAGTTCCTAAGATACTTTCAAAAAGAATATTACTTGTAGGATGTGGAAAAAAAGATGAAATCAACATAATACGTTTTAAAAAAATCTTAAAAAATACTATACACGCAATAAAAAAAAAATCTATAACAAATATTGTTTATTCTTTTTCTAACATTAATATTGATAATATATATTGGATGATTAGAAGAATGGTTCTTTCTTTAAAAGAATCATTATATGAAACAATTAAAATAAATAATATAAATATAAAAAATACTAATATACATTCTATTACATTAAATATAATAAAAAAAAATGATTTATTTATAGCAAAAACAGCATTAAAACACGCACTAGCTATTGACCATGCAATTACATCTACAAAAAACTTAAGCAATTTACCACCTAATATCTGTAATCCTCTGTATTTATCTTATAAAGCTCAAGAACTTTCTAAAAAATATGAAAATAATATTGTTGTGGAAATTATTGATATAAAAAAAATGAAAGAATTAGGTATGAATGCTTATATAGCAGTAGGAAATGGATCAAAAAATAAACCATTCATGTCTGTAATAAAATATTCTGGCAATAATATTGTAAATAAAAAAATTATCGCTTTTGTCGGAAAAGGTTTGACTTTCGATTCTGGAGGAATATCTATCAAACCAGCTCTTCATATGCATGAAATGAAGTATGACATGTGTGGTGCTGCAGCAGTATACGGAACTTTAATTATGGCTGCTGAGTTACAATTACCTTTAACAGTAATTGGAATTTTATCTGGTTGTGAAAACATGGTAGGTAGTCATTCTTTTAGACCTGGAGATGTTTTAACTACTATGTCAGGTCAAACAGTAGAAATATTAAATACTGATGCTGAAGGACGTCTAGTTTTATGTGACTCATTAACATATTTAGAACGTTTTTCTCCTGATATAGTCATTGACGTCGCGACATTAACTGGAGCTTGTGTTACAGCATTAGGGGAATCGGTAAGTGGACTCTTTAGTAATAATGAAGAGTTATCAAATCAATTACTCCATGCATCGCAGGAAACAGATGATAAAATATGGAGTTTACCATTATTTTCAGAATATCATAAAGAATTAAATTCTGATATTGCAGATTTCTCTAATATAGGACGAGGGAAAGCAGGAGCTATAACTGCAGCTTGTTTTCTTTCTAAATTTACTAAAAAGTATAATTGGGCACATTTAGATATTGCTGGAACGGCATGGAAATCAGGAAAAAAATCAGGTGCAACAGGACGTCCTGTTGAATTATTATGTCAATTTTTATTAAATCAGTCTAATTATATTTATAATTAA
- a CDS encoding Rid family detoxifying hydrolase, whose protein sequence is MNHIIETKDAPKPIGPYSQALKIDNFIILSGQIPIDVISNQIPENIAEQTYLVLKNIKLILVHAKFQVHNIIKTTVFTTDLKKINIINEIYKKFFIDNKSNFPARSCVEVQKLPKNVKIEIEAMAFKK, encoded by the coding sequence ATGAATCATATAATTGAAACTAAAGATGCTCCTAAACCTATTGGACCTTATTCACAAGCTTTAAAAATTGATAATTTTATTATATTATCTGGACAAATACCGATCGATGTCATATCCAACCAAATACCTGAAAATATTGCTGAACAAACTTACCTTGTATTAAAAAATATTAAATTAATCTTAGTTCATGCTAAGTTTCAAGTACACAATATTATAAAAACTACTGTTTTTACTACTGATTTGAAAAAAATTAATATTATTAATGAAATTTATAAAAAATTTTTTATAGATAATAAGTCAAACTTTCCTGCTCGATCATGTGTAGAAGTTCAAAAATTACCTAAAAATGTAAAAATAGAAATTGAAGCAATGGCGTTTAAAAAATAA
- a CDS encoding valine--tRNA ligase translates to MEKIYNPKHIEESLYFFWEKNGFFKPNHLEKSTFCIMMPPPNITGSLHMGHAFQQTIMDILIRYHRMQGKNTFWQVGTDHAGIATQILVERQIFEKEQKTKKDYSRDDFIKKIWEWKKQSSNIITKQMRRLGISVDWDYEKFTLDPDISNSVREAFIILYKNNLIYQKKKLVHWDSKLETVISDLEVEHRLIKGKKWFIRYPIIENDMSLRSKVKYLIVSTTRPETLLGDTAIAVNPEDYKYNQFIGNHVSCPLTNRIIPIIKDRYADLEKGTGCVKITPAHDFNDYKVGLHHKLPMINIFTFDGRIKSTAEVYNYKGEKSNQYSTCIPMQFQHLDILSARIEIIKEITKLGFLEKIEECNVTVPYSERSGVIIEPMLTNQWYLKTSTLAKVALNAVKDKKIKFIPQQYESMYSSWMNNIEDWCISRQLWWGHRIPVWYDDQKNIYIGQNEKEIRQAYSISENVLLKQENDVLDTWFSSGLWTFSSLGWPKKTTFLKTFHPTNVLVSGFDIIFFWIARMIMLTMYFMKDKHNNPEVPFKNIYITGLIRDEFGKKMSKSKGNVIDPLDMIDGISLSELIKKRTNNLLQPNLSDKIIQRTIKQFPEGIKSTGTDALRFTFSALASSTRDIQWDMNRLKGYRNFCNKLWNASRFVLINTQDHNFSKFDVKRKMLLINKWILIEFNNTVKLYRESLDTYRFDIAANILYDFIWNIFCDWYLEFVKIVIKLGSSKEVYCTKNVLVYVLELLLKLAHPIMPFITETIWQRIKLIQNISEKTIMLQDFPEYNHKLFDKKILVQMNWMKKIIVFLRNIRTNMNVSSTKLLPLFLYNINSEQEKVIKENISLIKNISFLDKITILSEKYDKDLCIKEIIDGAEIIIPILKLVDTKVELKRLVKEQKKTELNIFKIKTKILNKDFLSYAPTKIVTQEKNKLLKLNEINLKLSEQIKIFRNMSYKK, encoded by the coding sequence ATGGAAAAAATTTATAATCCTAAACATATCGAAGAATCTTTATATTTTTTTTGGGAAAAAAATGGGTTTTTTAAACCTAATCATTTAGAAAAATCAACTTTTTGTATTATGATGCCTCCTCCTAATATTACAGGAAGCTTGCATATGGGACATGCATTTCAACAAACCATTATGGATATATTGATTCGTTATCATAGAATGCAGGGAAAAAACACATTTTGGCAAGTAGGAACAGATCATGCTGGAATAGCAACACAAATTTTAGTTGAACGTCAAATTTTTGAAAAAGAACAGAAGACTAAAAAAGATTATAGCAGAGATGATTTTATTAAGAAAATTTGGGAATGGAAAAAACAATCAAGTAATATTATTACAAAACAAATGCGACGTCTAGGAATATCAGTAGATTGGGATTACGAAAAATTTACTTTAGATCCTGATATTTCTAATTCTGTTAGAGAAGCTTTTATTATATTATATAAAAATAATTTAATTTACCAGAAAAAAAAATTAGTACATTGGGACTCAAAATTAGAAACTGTTATTTCAGATTTAGAAGTTGAGCATCGTTTAATAAAAGGAAAAAAATGGTTTATTCGTTATCCAATTATTGAAAATGATATGTCCTTAAGAAGTAAAGTAAAATATTTAATAGTTTCAACTACTAGACCCGAGACTTTATTAGGTGATACAGCTATTGCTGTAAATCCTGAAGATTATAAATATAATCAATTTATTGGAAATCATGTTTCCTGTCCTTTAACTAATAGAATTATTCCTATAATTAAAGATAGATATGCTGATTTAGAAAAAGGAACTGGTTGTGTAAAAATTACTCCTGCACATGATTTTAATGATTATAAAGTCGGATTACATCATAAATTACCAATGATTAATATTTTTACTTTTGATGGGCGTATCAAATCTACGGCCGAAGTTTATAACTATAAAGGTGAAAAATCTAATCAATATAGTACATGCATTCCAATGCAATTTCAACATTTAGATATTTTGTCTGCACGAATTGAAATTATTAAAGAAATTACAAAATTAGGATTTTTGGAAAAAATTGAAGAATGTAATGTTACTGTCCCTTATAGCGAGAGAAGCGGTGTTATTATAGAACCGATGCTTACAAATCAATGGTATTTAAAAACATCAACTTTAGCTAAAGTAGCTTTAAATGCCGTAAAAGATAAAAAAATTAAATTTATACCACAACAATATGAAAGTATGTATTCATCTTGGATGAATAATATTGAAGATTGGTGTATTTCTCGACAGTTATGGTGGGGTCACCGTATTCCAGTATGGTATGATGATCAGAAAAATATTTATATTGGTCAAAATGAAAAAGAAATACGTCAAGCTTATTCGATATCAGAGAATGTCTTATTAAAACAAGAAAATGATGTATTAGATACTTGGTTTTCTTCTGGATTATGGACTTTTTCTTCATTAGGATGGCCAAAGAAAACTACATTTTTAAAGACTTTTCATCCTACTAATGTTTTAGTAAGTGGTTTCGATATTATTTTCTTTTGGATTGCTAGAATGATTATGTTGACAATGTATTTTATGAAAGATAAACATAATAATCCTGAAGTTCCTTTTAAAAATATTTATATAACAGGATTAATTCGAGATGAATTTGGAAAAAAAATGTCCAAATCAAAAGGAAATGTAATTGACCCCTTAGATATGATAGATGGAATTTCTTTAAGTGAATTAATTAAAAAAAGAACGAATAATTTATTACAACCAAATTTGTCTGATAAAATAATTCAACGTACTATTAAACAATTTCCAGAAGGCATTAAATCTACTGGCACAGATGCATTACGGTTTACTTTCTCTGCATTGGCATCTAGTACACGCGATATACAATGGGATATGAATCGATTAAAAGGATATCGTAACTTTTGTAATAAACTTTGGAATGCTAGTCGATTTGTTTTAATTAATACACAAGATCATAATTTTTCAAAATTTGATGTTAAAAGAAAGATGTTATTAATAAATAAATGGATTTTAATAGAATTTAATAACACAGTAAAATTGTATCGTGAATCATTAGATACTTATCGTTTTGATATTGCTGCTAATATTTTATATGATTTTATTTGGAATATATTTTGTGATTGGTATTTAGAATTTGTTAAAATAGTCATTAAATTAGGCTCTTCTAAAGAAGTATATTGTACTAAAAATGTTTTAGTGTATGTTTTAGAGTTGCTCTTAAAATTAGCTCATCCTATCATGCCTTTTATAACTGAAACAATTTGGCAACGCATAAAATTAATTCAAAATATTTCAGAAAAGACTATTATGTTGCAAGATTTTCCAGAGTATAATCATAAATTATTTGATAAAAAAATATTAGTTCAAATGAATTGGATGAAAAAAATAATTGTATTTCTGAGAAATATTAGAACTAATATGAATGTTAGTTCAACAAAATTATTACCATTATTTTTATATAATATCAATTCTGAACAAGAAAAAGTTATCAAAGAAAATATTTCATTAATAAAAAATATATCGTTTTTAGATAAGATTACAATACTTTCTGAAAAATATGATAAAGACTTATGTATAAAAGAAATAATAGATGGTGCCGAAATTATAATACCTATATTAAAATTAGTAGATACTAAAGTGGAATTAAAAAGATTAGTAAAAGAGCAAAAAAAAACAGAACTTAACATATTTAAAATTAAAACTAAAATTTTAAATAAAGATTTTTTATCTTATGCTCCTACAAAAATAGTAACACAGGAAAAAAATAAATTATTAAAATTAAATGAAATAAATCTAAAATTATCTGAACAAATAAAAATATTTAGAAATATGTCTTATAAAAAGTAA